Proteins found in one Bactrocera oleae isolate idBacOlea1 chromosome X, idBacOlea1, whole genome shotgun sequence genomic segment:
- the LOC138858074 gene encoding uncharacterized protein — protein MHSATLSTFVGNRISEIQDLTKGAHWRHVPTQCNPADVASRGCTVKELVNSIWYTGPKFLYENSDKWPKNSCDDIDMEFVDREKRKSAFNTIVSTNYILEIVNQRSNYTSSLRTVKELVNSIWYTGPKFLYENSDKWPKNSCDDIDMEFVDREKRKSAFNTIVSTNYILEIKELTINGPLRYLNPFLEYIEEFQILKVGGRLESADITEERKHPMLLPNKCQFCCALRSSSTSETLPCRTKGTRSTDKTSDLDSQCARFSKTYRQIMHTLYTLQAKADEPSNGTVTCRAFNSISFFCAVRAPHFGGILEAAVKSAKGHLNRTIKNARLTAEELTTVLVDIEAVLNSRPITPM, from the exons atgcattctgcaacactttcgacttTTGTTGGTAATCGAATTTCGGAAATTCAAGATTTAACCAAAGGCGCCCATTGGAGACATGTACCAACGCAGTGTAATCCGGCGGATGTTGCCTCTAGAGGATGTACTGTAAAGGAACTTGTTAATTCAATATGGTACACCGGACCAAAGTTTCTATACGAAAACTCAGATAAATGGCCAAAGAACAGCTGTGATGATATCGACATGGAATTTGTCGATAGGGAGAAACGAAAATCAGCATTCAATACAATTGTTAGCACaaattacattttggaaattgtgaatCAGCGGAGTAACTACACTAGCAGCCTTCGTACTGTAAAGGAACTTGTTAATTCAATATGGTACACCGGACCAAAGTTTCTATACGAAAACTCAGATAAATGGCCAAAGAACAGCTGCGATGATATCGACATGGAATTTGTCGATAGGGAGAAACGAAAATCAGCATTCAATACAATTGTTAGCACaaattacattttggaaatt AAAGAGCTTACGATAAATGGCCCGTTACGTTATTTAAATCCTTTTCTAGAGTATATCGAAGAATTTCAAATACTCAAAGTTGGAGGTCGATTGGAATCAGCAGATATTACAGAAGAAAGGAAACACCCAATGCTGTTGCCAAACAAATGCCAATTTTGTTGTGCATTACGTTCGTCATCTACATCGGAAACACTACCATGCAGGACCAAAGGCACTCGTAGCACTGATAAGACTTCAGATTTGGATAGTCAATGCGCGCGATTTAGCAAGACGTATCGTCAGATCATGCACACATTGTATACGCTACAAGCCAAAGCTGATGAACCAAGTAATGGGACAGTTACCTGTCGAGCGTTTAACTCCATCTCGTTCTTTTGCGCGGTGCG AGCACCTCATTTTGGCGGTATTTTGGAGGCAGCAGTCAAATCGGCTAAGGGTCACCTCAACCGCACCATCAAAAATGCAAGACTCACAGCTGAGGAACTAACAACAGTCCTGGTTGATATAGAAGCTGTATTAAATTCTCGTCCAATTACACCAATGTAG